DNA sequence from the Bacteroidota bacterium genome:
CACTTTTGCTATTGAGCAACAATTGTTCGGGCAATGTTATGGACAACGGTTCTCCGAGCTGCGCGATTCAATTACGGATTATCAGAAACAGGGCATCAACGATCAGCGTCTCGGCAATCTCATCAACGCGCGCAATCAGGTCTCGCTCGATATAAGACATACGAATTTCAAACTCGCCCCGCTTCGCCATGTTTTCCAGGTATTGTGGTTCGTGCTCTCGCTCGTGGTGCTGCTTTATTTCCTGCACCATTTTATTTTCCGTGCGAACACCGACATTGCTTTTCTCAGCGTTTTACTTTTTGCCATTCACCCCATTCATACCGAAGTGGTAGCGAATGTGAAATCGCGCGATGAAATTTTTTCACTGCTGTTCATCACACTTTCTTTTATTTATTATTTCAAATACGATCTGTGGCATCGAAGAAAAGATATGTATCTCGGCGGCGCAAGTTTTTTTCTTGCACTGCTCTCGAAAGAATATGCGGTTGTACTCATCGCATTGCTTCCCATTTCGGTAATGATCTTTCACAAACGTACTTTCCGCCAGGCCATGACACCACTCATTCCTTTCGGGGTGGTACTCTTCGGTTATTTCATGGTGCGTTTGAGTACAGTAGGCATGGCGAGTGCGCCGGTGAATATGAAAAACCAGGATGTGCTTAATGATCCGTACATGTATGCCAAGAGTGATGAACTGAGATTTGCATCGAAAGTAAATCGCCTCGATGATTATCTCTGGCTGCTCATTTGGCCGGCCACACTTGTTTCCGATTATTCCTACGCCCACTTTCCCTATTCGCACATGCTTGATGCCGGTGTATGGCTTTCCATTTTAGTTTATGCAGGATTAGTGTGGATCACGTGGAAATTATGGAAGCAAAGACATCCGCTCGCTTTTCCGCTTATTTTTTATTTCGCATTCTTCATGATGATCAACAATATGGTTTTTGATATTGGCGCCACTATGGGCGAACGTCTCATTTATCATTCTTCACTCGGATTCTGTATGGCAGCAGCATGGCTCATCATTAAGGGGCTTGAAAAAATAAATTCGGCGCAGAATATTATTCTCGTTACGCTTTGTCTTGCTATTTGCATTCCTGCATACATGGTAACGGTAAAAAGGAACAGGGAATGGAGAGATGATTTTTCTCTGTTCGGTGCCGATGTAAAAAAACATCCAAACTCCGCTCTCACCAATGGAAATGCAGGAGCGCAACTGATGAATTACGGATTGTGGTTTCGTGGCAGAGATACGATCATTGGCCGCGATACGATTAAGGATTTCGGAAAAGACACAGTGAAACTTCATCGTTATGCGGACTCAGCAGAAAAATATCTCGCCAAAGCAACAACGATTCACAAACGCTACGTGAATGGATTTCTGAATCTCGGTCTCACTTATTATTATCGCGATCGTTATGAAGAAGCGGCAGAAGCGTGGGGTAATGCGTGGCAATATTTTCCGTCGAACCAGATGCTGAAAGATTATGAGCAGATGCTCGAAGGAAGAGCAACAGAATATGTGAAGAAAGGTGATTACGCGGGTACAGAGCGTTTCATGAAATATGCAGTCACTGCAGTTCCGGGTGATGCGAATGCATGGGGCGATTACGCCGGATCGAGTTTCATGGCTATGGATTTTCCAACAGCGCAAATTGCTTTTCAGAAAGCGATGAATCTTGATAATTCGAAAACGAATGCATTACGCAATGGTTATCTCGCTTCTGCTTACAATGGAAGAATGCTCAGGGCCTATTCGAAAGACACCACGAATATCGATACCGCATTTGCGCTCGCGCAGGGATATATGGGCACGCAGCAATTTTATCCGCAGGCAAGACAACTGCTCAACAAAGTTCATGCAGCGCGGCCGCTCGATTCTGTGGTGAATAAATATTACGACAGTCTCGGAAAATTAGAGATCAAAGCAAAGGCAAAACCGAAAGCACCACTCAAATTAAATCCGCTCGGATGATCGCAGTTCACGGCGGAGCAGGAGTTATCCTCAGGGAAGATCTCAGCACAGAACTGGAAAAATTTTTTCGTGCAGGAATTTCAAACGCAGTTGCGGCAGGAAAAAAAATTATTCTCGCAGGCGGAAGCGCTGTGGAAGCAGTAGAAGCCGCAGTGAATGTAATGGAAGATGATCCGATCTTCAACGCGGGGCGCGGTTCGGTGTACACGCACGAGGGAAAATGTGAAATGGATGCGGCTATTATGGATGGAAAAACCCGACGGGCTGGAGCGGTGGCGGGAATAACCGGGGTGAAAAATCCGACATCGCTTGCAAAATTAGTAATGGAAAAATCACCGCATG
Encoded proteins:
- a CDS encoding glycosyltransferase family 39 protein; this encodes MAKKIIVKKKAAGKTKIKALVLPELAGKGWFFIRDFRVQAVIISVIAIVFYMNTYKNYYALDDEIILNENMYVQKGFAGIGEILSNDAYKSYYQSQGVEQQLSGGRYRPLSVITFAIEQQLFGQCYGQRFSELRDSITDYQKQGINDQRLGNLINARNQVSLDIRHTNFKLAPLRHVFQVLWFVLSLVVLLYFLHHFIFRANTDIAFLSVLLFAIHPIHTEVVANVKSRDEIFSLLFITLSFIYYFKYDLWHRRKDMYLGGASFFLALLSKEYAVVLIALLPISVMIFHKRTFRQAMTPLIPFGVVLFGYFMVRLSTVGMASAPVNMKNQDVLNDPYMYAKSDELRFASKVNRLDDYLWLLIWPATLVSDYSYAHFPYSHMLDAGVWLSILVYAGLVWITWKLWKQRHPLAFPLIFYFAFFMMINNMVFDIGATMGERLIYHSSLGFCMAAAWLIIKGLEKINSAQNIILVTLCLAICIPAYMVTVKRNREWRDDFSLFGADVKKHPNSALTNGNAGAQLMNYGLWFRGRDTIIGRDTIKDFGKDTVKLHRYADSAEKYLAKATTIHKRYVNGFLNLGLTYYYRDRYEEAAEAWGNAWQYFPSNQMLKDYEQMLEGRATEYVKKGDYAGTERFMKYAVTAVPGDANAWGDYAGSSFMAMDFPTAQIAFQKAMNLDNSKTNALRNGYLASAYNGRMLRAYSKDTTNIDTAFALAQGYMGTQQFYPQARQLLNKVHAARPLDSVVNKYYDSLGKLEIKAKAKPKAPLKLNPLG